The genomic DNA CTGCGCGCCCGCGGCGAGGAGGCCCGAGCCGCCGGCGACGCCGCCCAGGAAGAGGTACGCGCCGACCGGGGCCTCCCACGGCGGCGGCTTCACGATCGGGTGGCCGTAGTAGCCGTCGACGTGTTCGATCACGGCCTCGGGCACCATCAGGTCGTCCGGTCGCCGGCGCTTCGGGGCACCGTCGCCGCGCTTGCCGCGGCGCTCGGGCTTCGGCGGGCGGAACTGGTCGAACTCGGAGCTGGTCACCGGCGGCCCTTCTTCCGCGCCGAGAGGAAGGAGACCGCGGCGGCGGCGATCATGCCCGCGGCGGCGGTGCCGGCGCGCTTGTACATCGTCATGAGGTCGGCGGTGCACACCCGCGGGTCGGGCGGCAGGCCGTAGACCTCGGGCTCGTCGAGCAGCAGGAACACCGAGCCGGTGCCGCCGACCCCGTCGTTGTCGTTGGCGCCGTACAGGCGCGCCTCGGGCATGCCCTGGGCGTGCAGCTGCGCGACCCGCTCGCGGGCCGTCGCGACCATCTCCTCCCGCTCACCGAACTTGATCGACGTGGTGGGGCAGGTCTTGGCGCACGCCGGCGTCTCGTCGTCGCGGAGCCGGTCGTAGCAGAGGGTGCACTTCTGGGCGATGCCGCGGTTGTCGACCGGGGGCTGCTCGCCCTTGCGGTGGCCCTCGCGCACTGTCGGGGCGACGGTGCCGTCGCTGCGCCGCTCGACGACGCCGAAGGGGCAGCCCGCGACACAGGTGCCGCAGCCGTTGCAGATGTCGTTCTGCACGACGACGGTGCCGAACTCGGTGCGCATCATGGCGCCGGTGGGGCACACGTCGAGGCAGCCCGCGTGGGTGCAGTGCTTGCACACGTCGGAGGACATGAGCCAGCGGAACTCGGGGGTGTCCGGCGGCGTGATGTCGGCCTCGCCCCAGGCCGGCATCTCGTCGCTCACCGGCGCCGCGGCGCCCCGCACGGCGGGCATGCCCAGGCCGACGAGGGCGCGGCCGGACTCGCGGGCCTGCTCGATCCGCTCGCGGTCCTGCTCGATGAAGGCCACGTGCCGCCACGTGCTGGCGCCGAGCGCGACGGTGTTGTCGTAGGACATGCCCGTGAGCTCGAGGTCACCGTCGCGCGGGTTGCGGTTCCACTCCTTGCACGCCACCTCGCACGCCTTGCAGCCGATGCAGATGGACGTGTCCGTGAAGAAGCCGCGCCGGGCCTCGTGCACGTGCCAGTGCGCGTCGGCACTCGGGTCGGTGGGGCCGGTCAGCTGTCCCATCGTCTCGCACCTCCTCGTCGCCGTGTCCACGTCACCATCGGGTCCATCCCTCCTGCTCGGGATCGTCCCGCCGCGGGTCCGGGTAGATGTCGCCCGGTTTCGGGGCGGTCAGCCGCACGTTGTCCGTCGCGGTGGTGACGCCGGCCCGGTCCCGGTAGCTCTGCACCAGATCCTCGAGCGCCGCGCCGCGCGGCCGGCGGCCGGCGATCACCGTGCAGGAGCCGACCTTCGACTCCTGGATCTGCGTGTTCGGATCGAGCGTGACGCCGATCAGGTCGTTGGCGGCGTCGCCCGTCACGACGGCGTCGCTGCCGACGCCCCAGTGGTAGGGCAGGCCCACCTGGTGGACGGTGCGCCCGCCGATGGTCAGCGGACGCATCCGTTCGGTGACGAGGACGCGGCACTCGATCGCGGCGCGCGGGGAGATGATGGTGGCCCAGCCCTCGTTCTCGAGCCCGCACTCCGCGGCCAGCCCCGGCGAGACCTCGCAGAACATCTCGGGCTGCAGCTCCGCCAGGTACGGCGACCAGCGGCTCATGCCGCCCGCGGTGTGATGCTCCGTGAGCCGGTACGTGGTGAAGACGTACGGGTACACGTCCGCCCCCGGGTCACCGGCGCTCGGCGCGTCGAGGTTGTCCTCACGCGGGAACAGCACCCGGGCCGGGGCCTGCTGCTGCGGGTAGATCGCGTTCCGCACCGGCGACTCCTGCGCCTCGTAGTGCGTCGGCAGCGGACCGTCGACGAGGCCCGTCGGCGCGAACAACCAGCCCTTGCCGTCGGACTGCATGATGAACGGATCGTCGCCGGCGAGGGCCTCGGCCCCCGTCGCCCCGGGTTCGGGGACGGTGCCGGGGGCGAGCGTGGCCGGGAAGTCCGGGACGTCGGGCCCTGTCCACCGGCCCTCGGTCTCGTCCCACCACAGGTACTTCTTGCGCTCGCTCCACGGGCGCCCCTGCGGGTCCGCGGACGCCCGGTTGTAGAGCATGCGGCGGTCCGCGGGCCACACCCAGCCCCACTCGGACTGGGTGATCCCGCCGCCGCCCTGCGGCACGCGGCGGGCCGCCTGGTTGGCGCCGTCGGCGTAGACGCCGGTGTAGATCCAGCAGCCCGCGATCGTCGAGCCGTCGGCCTTCAACTGCGTGTACGACGTGAGATCGCGGCCCGCGTCGGGACCGGAGACGAAGCGGCCGTTGATCTCCGCGAGCACCGCCTCGGGGTCCGGATTGCCGTGCGCATCGGGCGGGTAGTCCCAGGTGAGGTCGAGCAGCGGACGGTCGCGCTCGTCGGTCGAGCCCGCCAATCGCTCCCGGATCCGGAGGCCCAGCTCGTAGAAGAAGTCGAGCTCGCTCTGCGCCTGGCCCGGCGGCTGCACGGCCTGGTGCCGCCATTGCAGCATGCGCTGGGTCTGCGTGAACGAGCCCGCCTTCTCGACGTGCGTGGCGGCGGGCATGAAGAACACCTCGGTGCCGATGTCCTCGGTGCGCAGCTCACCGGAGGCGATCTCCGGGCCGTCCTTCCACCAGGTGGCCGACTCGATCATGTTCAGGTCGCGCACGACGAGCCACTTGAGCTTCGCCATGCCCATGCGCTGCTGCCGGCCGTTCGCGGAGCCGACGGCAGGGTTCTGGCCGAGCACGAAGTACCCGTCGACCTTCCCGTCCAGCATGTCGACGGCGGTCTGGTAGGTGCCTGCGGGACCGTTCAGCTTCGGCAGGTAGTCGTACGCGTAGTCGTTCTCCGCCGTCGCCGCGTCGCCCCACCAGGCCTTGAGCAGGCTGATCATGTAGGCGTCCGCGTACTGCCAGTAGCCCTTGCCCGTGTCCGGCCTCACCGACGCGATGTAGTCGGCCAGGGTGTCGTGCTTGCCGACCGAGGGCATCGGCAGGTATCCCGGCAACAGGTTGAACAGCGTGGGGATGTCGGTCGAGCCCTGGATGCTGGCGTGCCCGCGCAGCGCCATGATGCCGCTGCCCGGCCGCCCGACGTTGCCCAACAGCAGCTGCAGGATCGCCGCGGTGCGGATGAACTGAGCGCCCATCGTGTGCTGCGTCCAGCCGGTCGCGTAGCCGAAGCACGTCGTGCGCTCGCGCCCCGAGTTGCTCGTGATCGAATCCGCCAGGTAGGCGAACTCGGCCGGCGAGATGCCGCACATGTCGGCCACGACCTCCGGGGTGTAGCGCGCGTAGTGGCGGCGCAGCACCTGGAAGACGGTCCGCGGGTCCTGCAGCGTCTCGTCGCGGCCCTCGGCGTACTGCCACGTCGACTGGTCGTACTTCCCGGTCTCCGGGTCGAACCCCGAGAACAGGCCGTCGAGGTCCTCCGTGTCGCGGTAGTCCTCGCCCACCAGCTCCGCCGCGTTGGTGTACGCGACGACGTAGTCGTGGAAGTACGCGTCGGTGGCGAGCACGTGGTTGATGAGCCCGCCGAGCAGCACGATGTCGGAGCCCGCGCGGATCGGCACGTGCCGGTCCGCCACCGCGGAGGTCCGCGTGAACCGCGGGTCCACGTGGATCACCCGTGCGCCGCGGGCCTTCGCCTCAGCGACCCACTGGAATCCGACGGGGTGCGCCTCGGCCATGTTGCCGCCCATGAGCACGATGCAATCCGCGTTGGCCATGTCCTGCAGGGACTGGGTGGCGCCGCCGCGCCCGAACGAGGCTCCCAGACCGGGAACCGTGGCGGAGTGTCATATGCGGGCCTGGTTCTCGATCTGGATGGCGCCCGCCGCGGTGAACAGCTTCTTGATGAGGTAGTTCTCCTCATTGTCGAGCGTGGCGCCGCCGAGCGAGGCGATGCCCATGGTGCGGCGCAGCGGCCGCCCGTGCTCGTCGAAGTCCTGCCAGCCGTGGCGCCGCGCCTCGACGAACCGGTCGGCGATCATGTCGATCGCGGTGTCCCGGTCGAGGTCCTGCCACTCGGTGGCGTAGGGCGCGCGGTAGCGGATCTTCGTCTGCCGCAGCGGATTGTTCACCAGCTGCTCGCTGGACGAGCCCTTGGGGCACAGCCGCCCGCGCGAGATGGGCGAATCCGGATCGCCCTCGATCTGGATGACCTTCTCGTCCTTGACGTACACCTTCTGGCCGCAGCCGACGGCGCAGAACGGGCAGACGCTCTGCACCACCCGGTCGGCGGTCTTCGTGCGCGGCTCGAGTGCGCGGGTACGCGGGGACTCGACGGCCGGGCCGCGGCCGAACACGTCCCCGGAGCGGAGCTGCCGCAGCACGGGCCATTCGAGGGGGCTGAACCTCGTCATGCCGCTCAGCCTAGTCCTGCGCTCCGGTCGTCGCGCGGGGAACCGGTGCGATCGCCCCGGCCGGCTAGCACTTGACGGTGTTGCCGAGCCCCGTGTCGGAAGTCTTCGCGAAACTCCAGTCGCAGAGCACGGAATTCCGGTTGCCGCTCACCACGACGGACTTCACCGGGCTGGTCACGCGGACCACGTTGTCGTCACCGGAGACGACGAGCGTGTTGCAGTGCGCGGTGACCTTGACGACGTTGCGACCGCCGCTGACGACCACCGTGTCGAAGCAGAAGACGTCGCGCGTCGTGCCGTACCCACTGCGAAGCCGCGCGAGAGCGGCCGGCATCCGGTCGGATAGCGTCAGCGCCATGAGTGTGGGGGACGACAGGATGACCGGCCTCGCAGAACGCGCCGAGCGGGAGCTCACGCCCGAGGTCTGGGCCTATCTGATGCGCGGCGCGACCGTCGGCGAGTCCCCCTGGGAACGGTGGAGGTTCGCGCCGCGGGTGTTGCGCGACGTCCGGTCCGTCGACACCGCGACGAGCCTCTTCGGGGCCTGGCGCTCCCCGATCGGCGTCGCACCGACGGCCTTCCATCGCCTGATCCATCCCGAGGGCGAGGCCGCCGTGGCCCGCGCCGCCGCCGACTGCGGCGCCCCGTTCGTGCTGTCCATGCGGGCCACCACGCTGATCGAGGACATCGGTGCCGCGGTCGCCGGGCCGTGGTGGCAGCAGGTGTACCTCATGCGCGACCGCAGCATCACCGAGGCTCTGGTGCAACGTGCCGCGGCGGCCGGCGCGACGGCGCTCGTACTCACCGGCGACACACCGTACGTGGGCCGCTCGGGCGGCCGCGGGCTACCGCCGCTGGACGACGACCTCGCGCTGGTCAACGTGGCCCGTCACCTGCCGCCCGGGGCCGACGCGTGGGCATCGATCGAGCAACACGCGGGCGCGGTCGTCGACGACATCGCCCGGTTGTCCGCGCTGACGGGGCTGCCGGTGATCGTCAAGGGCGTCCTGCGCGCCGACGAGGCGCGACGGTGCGTCGACGCGGGCGCAGCCGGGGTGTGGGTCAGCGATCACGGCGGGCGGCAGTTGGGCCGCGCCGTCGCCCCGGCGCGGGCGCTGCCCGAGGTCGCCACCGCCGTGGGTGCCGACGCCGCGGTCCTCGTGGACGGCGACGTCCGCGACGGCCTCGACGCGCTGGCGGCGCTCGCGCTCGGCGCGGACGCCGTGTTCGTCGGGCGCCCGGTCCTGTGGGGCCTGGCCGACGCCGGCGCCGACGGGGTGGGCTCCGTCCTGGCCGGGCTGCACGACGAACTCCGGCACGGCATGGGCCTGGCCGGCGCGACGCGCCTCGGCGAGCTGTCGCCGGACCTCGTCGTCGCCCGCTGATCCGCACCGCCGCTCCCGGGCCGGTCCGTATCGTGGTGCCCACCACGCCGATCCCAGGAGGACATGCATGCTCACCGGTCGCGCTCTACTGCTGGACATGGACGGCACGCTGGTGGATTCGCACGCCGTCGTCGAACGGTGCTGGAGCCGGTGGGCACGGGAGAAGGGCCTGGACCCGGCCGAGGTGCTGGCGGTCGCGCACGGCCGGCAGGGGCACGCGACGATGGCGGCGCTGCTGCCCGAGCGCCCCGTGGAGGTCAACCTCGCGGAGAACCGCGCACTGCTCGCGCAGGAGACCGCCGACACCGAGGGCATCGTGCCCGTCTCCGGGGCGCCCGCCTTCCTCGCCGCGCTCGGCGGCGCCCCGCACGCCCTGGTGACCTCCGCGGACGTCGCACTGTCGACGGCGCGGATGGGGGCCGCGGGGCTGCCGCTACCGGCCGTCCGGGTGACCGCGGAGGACGTGCGGGCCAGCAAACCGGACCCCGAGGGCTTCCTCCGCGGCGCGGAACTGCTCGGCATCGACCCCGCCGACTGCATCGTCTTCGAGGACTCCGAGGCCGGCATCGCCGCGGCGAGGGCCGCCGGGATGCGCGTGGTCGGCGTCGGGCCCCAGGCGGCGCGATTCGCCCCCGACGTGCAGGTCGACGATCTCACCGCGGTGACGGTCACCGTCGACGGCGAGGGCATCCACGTGGCGATCTGACGACCCCGCCGCCGGGGATGAGACGGTCGCCCGGCCCGGCGACATAGAGGGGGTGTGACGTCCACGATGAGAACCGACGAGTCCGCGGACCGGACCCTCCTCGCCCGCGCCGCGGGTGGCGACGGCTCGGCGTTCGCGGCGATCCACGACCGCCACGTGCGCCCCGTCTACTGGCAGGCGTACACCGTCCTGCGCGACGCCGACGCCGCGCAGGAAGTCGCCCAGGACACCTTCCTCACGCTCTGGCGCCGCATCGACTCGGTGCGCATCGTCGACGAGTCGGTGCTCCCGTGGCTCCTCACCACCGCCCGGTACACCGCGCTCAACGCGGGCAGGCGCCTCTCGGTGGTCCGGGACCGGGCCGCACCGCTCGACGATGCGGCGCCGCCGGCAGCGGCGCCCTCGCCCGAGGACGAGGTGCTCGCCGCCGAGGTCCGCACGATCATCGCCGAGGCGGTGAGCGCCCTGTCGCCCACCGACCAGCGCCTCTACCGCCTGTGCGTGGAGGGCGAACAGACCTACGAGCGGGCCGCGGCCGAGGTGGGCGTGACCCACGCCGCCGTGCGCAACCGCGTCTCCCGGCTGCGCGGCCGCCTGCGCGCCGACCTGAGCACCCTGAGGGAGCAGTCATGACCACCCGCACCACCCCCGACGACATCCTCACCGACGACCGGCTCGCCGCCATGCGGTCCACCGTCATGTCCGAGGTGAACGACGACCTGCGTACGCGCCGGCGGAGCCGTAGGCACCGGACCATCGGCATCGCCGCGGCCGCCGCGGTGGCGGTCGTGGCCGTGGGCGGTGTCGTCGTGAGCCAGTTCCAGGGCAGCGCGAGCGAATCCGCCTTCTACCGGCCCCCGGCCCCGCAGGCCGGGAGCACCCGGGCCGCCGAATCCGCGCCGATCACCGGCGGCGCACCGATCGCGGCGCCCACGACCGCCCCGAACGCGGCGCCCACGACCGCGCCGAACGCACCGTCGACCCCGGCCAACGCGCCGACGAACCGGCAGGTGATCACGACCGGCACCGTCGATGTGACGAACGCCGACCCGGCGTCCGCGGCGCGGGAACTGGCCGCGACCGCCGAGCGGCTCGGCGGCCGGGTCGACGCGCGTACCGAGTCCGGCGGCGAGGACGCCCGCGCCAGGCTGACGCTGCGGGTGCCGAACGACAAGGTGAACGAGCTGGTGGAGAACGTCGGGGGGCTCGGCGAGGTCGGGTCCGTGCGGCTCGAGCACGAGGACGTGACCGGCACCGTCGTGGACCTCGAGGCGCGGATCCGCGCGACCCGGGTCTCGGTCGACCGGCTGACGGCGATCCTCGAGAAGGCCGACACCACCGACAAGGTGATCGCAGCCGAGTCCGCCCTCACCACCCGGCAACAGGAGCTCGAGACGCTGCAGTCGCGGCGCGCGTCGATCGGGGACCAGGTCGCGCTGTCGACGGTGACGGTGACGATCGAGAAGCCGACGGTCACCACCGACCGGTCCGGGTTCACCGGCGGGCTGCAGGACGGCTGGGACGCGCTGCTCGGCGCCGGACGGTGGATGCTCGTGATCCTGGGCGCGGTCCTGCCCTGGGCCGCGCTGCTGCTGGTGCTCTACGGCGCCTACCGGGCGGTGCGCCGTGTCCGCCGCTCCTGAACCGCTAGGAGGGGACGATGAGCGCGCGCGCCGTGGCGAACCGGGGCCCGCGCGCACCGTCGACCTCGACGAAGAAGTCGGCCTCGGAGAAGCTCTGCTTGCTGCCCGGCTTGATCACCCGACCGACGGCGAGGAAGGCCTCACCCTGCGCGGGGCGCAGGAACTGCGTGTCCATCTGAGTGACGAGGCCGCCCGCGCCGGGGTGCATGGCGAGCGCGTAACCGCACGCGTTCTCGAGGACGCCCACGATGAGCGCGGCGTGCAGGCCGCCGACGTTCTGGCACAGATCGTCCCGGCGCTCGAGGCGGAGCACGACCTCCTGCGGGTCGGCGCTGAGCACCTCGATACCGGCCCACCGGTTGAACGGCAGGGACGCGTTGTACTTGACGAGTTCCTCGAAGGTCACCCCAGCACTATCGCACCCGGCGCTCAGCGCCCGCTCGCGGCGAGCACCGGAGCCGGGGCGGGGCGGGGCGCCGGGGCGGCGGGCGCGACGGGGGTGCCGAGGCCACCGAGACCGGAGAGGACGTCGAAGGCGATCTCACCCGTCTGCCACAACGCGAGGATCTCGCCCTCGGTCACCGGGCGCGCGCCGGGGTTCTGCAGCGCGAGGCCGTTGGCGAAGGTGAGGGTGTTGTAGCCGTCGTCGGCGGCGCGGAGCATCAGGTTCGACGCGACGCCCGCGCCGGCGATGCGGTCGAGCCCCTGACCGAAGAAGTAGAAGGTCCACAGCCCCCACAGGTCGGCGCCGTAGATCCGCTTGCTGCGCTCCGGGATCACGTTGCCGTTCTTCGCGATCGAGTCGACGATGCGATAGAAGTCGAGAGCGTTCGCCGGGGTGCTGCGGCTGTACGCGACGGTGTAGGCGAGGTCCACGGTGATGTGCGCGTTGTACCCCGCCATGGCCACCCTCCCCGGCGGGAGGTCGCACCGTGCGGCCAGGTGGAAGTAGTTGCCCCACCACTGCGGCACGGCGCCGCCGGTCCACTGGGCGTGGACCGCCCGCAGGTAGCGGCTCACCAGGTCGATCGAGAGGGACTTGGCGTAGCGCGGATCGTCGAGCCCGGCCTCGTCGCGCTGCGTCGGGGTGACGGCGTCACGGATGACGCCGTCCATGCCCACCCCGAACAGGCCGCGCCGGTCGCGGTGGGCGGCCAGGATGTCGGCGATGCCGCGCTGCCGCTCCGTGACGTCGTCGAGGCTCGCGAAGGTCGGCGCGGTCGGCAGCGCGTGCGGGTCGGACAGGGCGACGACGCGGGCGTTCTCCGCGGGGCTCAGCGCGCTGCCGCAGTAGTGCGACGGTGCCGCGGCGGCGGTCGTCGCAACGCCCGCCGGGATCACGACGGCGAGCACCGCGCCGGCGATCCACGCCCGCCGGCGCGTCATCGACCTAGACCTCGGCGAGGGGGATGCCGGGGTCGGCGAGGCGGGCCGCGTCGACCGCCCTCCCCGACGTGATCAATGCACGCACGTCGTCGCCCACGTCCCAGACGTTGACGTTCATGCCCGCCAGCACGCGCCCCTCCTTGGTCCAGAACGCCACGAACTCCAGGGCGTCGAGGTCGCCGCGGATCACCACGTCGTCGTAGCCGGTGGACAGCCCCAGGTACTCCATGCCGAGCTGGTACTGGTCGGTGAAGAAGTACGGCAGGCGGTCGTAGACCTCGGAACCGCCGAGCATGTTCGCGGCGGCGACGCGGGGCTGGTTGAGCGCGTTCGCCCAATGCTCGACCCGCACGCGCCGGCCCACCGTCGGGTTCTCGGCGGCGGCGATGTCGCCGACCGCGAAGACGTGCGGGTCGGAGGTGCGCAGACCCGCGTCGACGGCGACACCGCCCTCCGCGGTCTCCAGGCCGGCGGCCTCGGCCAGCTCGATGTTCGGTATCGCCCCGATTCCGACGAGCACCGCGTCGGTCTCGATCCTGGTCCCGTCCTCGAGGACCAGTCCCCTGCCGCCGGGCTCGACGGCCCGCACGCCGGTGCCCGTGCGCAGGTCCACGCCGTGCGAGCGATGCAGGTCGGCGAAGACCTTGCCGAGCTCGGGGCCGAGCGCGCCGAGGAGCGGTTGCTCCGCGGGCTCGACGACGGTGACCTCCAGTCCGGCTTCGCGCGCCGCGGCCGCCGCCTCGAGCCCGATCCACCCGCCGCCGACCACGCCGAGGCAGCCGCCCTTGTCGAACACCGCGCGCAGGGCGTCGCTGTCGTCGAGCGTGCGCAGGTAGTGCACCCCGTCGGCCCCGGGCAGCGGACGCGCCCGGGATCCGGTGGCGAGCAGGAGGTGGTCGTAGGGCAGCGACTCCCCCGTGTCGAGGCCGACGGTGCGCGCCTCGCGGTCGAGGGCGGTGGCGCGGACACCGGTCCGCACGGTGACGTCGTGGTCGGTGTACCAGGCGGCGTCGAACGTGAAGACGCTGTCACGGTCGGCTTTGCCCTGCAGATAGTCCTTGGACAGCGGGGGCCGCTCGTACGGCGGGTGGGATTCCGCGCCGATCAGCGTGATCGGGCCGTCGTGGCCCAGATCCCTCAGCGCCTCCGCCGCTTTCGCGGCTGCAAGCCCTGCTCCGACGATGATGATCGCAGCCATGCCTGTAGACCGTAGCCGCGTCCGCCGGAGAGCGGAACCCCTCGGCGCGGTTCGTTCGGAGATGACCGGCGAATCCTCCGGAATCGGCGTACCGGCTGCACGATTCGTCCGGTTCGCTACGCTCGAAGCATGGAAGTACTACGCAACGTCATAGTTCTGGTGCACATCGTGGGCTTCGCCGTGACGTTCGGCGGCTGGGTCGCCTCGGCGGCCGCGGGCCGGTTCCGATTCGAGCGGGTCATGGACTACGGACTCCTGGTCTCGCTCGTCACGGGCCTCGCGCTCGCCGCGCCATGGCCCGCCGGAATCGAGTTGAACTACCCCAAGATCGGCATCAAGCTCGTCATCCTGCTCGTGCTCGGCGGCCTGCTCGGCATGGGCAGCGCGCGCCAGAAGCGCACCGGCGAGCCCGTCCCACGCGGAATGTTCTACGCCGCGGGACTGCTGTCGCTGACCGCCGCGGGACTCGCCGTCATCTGGTGACGCCGCGAACACCGTGAACGTAGTCGCGGAGCTCGTCGAGTTTCGCCTTCGCCGCGACGAGTTGCGCGATCCGCTCGTCGAGCACAGCGCGGCGCTCCCCGATGCGGACCAGTGCGGCGTCGAGTTCCTCGGGCCGGGCGTCGCCCTCGCCGCACACGATGCCGACGAGCTCCGCCGTCTCGGTGGCCGACAGCCCGGCCTCGATGAGGCACCGCGCATCGGCGACGGTGCGCACGTCCTCTTCGGTGAACACCCGGTAGCCGTTCGACTCGCGCCCCGGCGCGAGGATGCCCGTCTTCTCGTAGTGCCGGATCATGCGCGGCGTGGCGCCGGTGCGGGCGCACAGGTCGCGCATCCGCAGCCCCGACTTGACCATGACACTGGTGTCAGAGTTCATGCTCTCAGTATGACGAATCAGCAGCAGTCCCGCGCGGTCGTGGTGACCGCTCACCCCGACGCCGACTCCGCCACAGCCCGCACCGCCGCGGCCGTCGCCCGCGGCCTGCTGCGCGGCGGATACGCCGAGGTCGAGCGGCACGACGTCCTCATCGCCGGCTTCGATCCGACCTTCGGTCGGGCCGATCTCGGGGCCTACCGCGCCGGCGGCGCCGTCCCTCCGGACGTCCGGGCCGAGCAGCGGCACCTGGAGGAGTTCGACGCGATCGCGGTCGTCTTCCCCGTCTACTGGTGGAGCCTGCCCGGGCCGCTCAAGGGCTGGGTCGACCGGGTTTTCACACGCGACTGGGCGTACGACGACACCGGTTCCGGCGCGGTGCTCGCGGCACCGAAGCGCCTGTACTTCTTC from Tsukamurella paurometabola includes the following:
- a CDS encoding NAD(P)/FAD-dependent oxidoreductase; translated protein: MAAIIIVGAGLAAAKAAEALRDLGHDGPITLIGAESHPPYERPPLSKDYLQGKADRDSVFTFDAAWYTDHDVTVRTGVRATALDREARTVGLDTGESLPYDHLLLATGSRARPLPGADGVHYLRTLDDSDALRAVFDKGGCLGVVGGGWIGLEAAAAAREAGLEVTVVEPAEQPLLGALGPELGKVFADLHRSHGVDLRTGTGVRAVEPGGRGLVLEDGTRIETDAVLVGIGAIPNIELAEAAGLETAEGGVAVDAGLRTSDPHVFAVGDIAAAENPTVGRRVRVEHWANALNQPRVAAANMLGGSEVYDRLPYFFTDQYQLGMEYLGLSTGYDDVVIRGDLDALEFVAFWTKEGRVLAGMNVNVWDVGDDVRALITSGRAVDAARLADPGIPLAEV
- a CDS encoding Fe-S protein, with the translated sequence MEVLRNVIVLVHIVGFAVTFGGWVASAAAGRFRFERVMDYGLLVSLVTGLALAAPWPAGIELNYPKIGIKLVILLVLGGLLGMGSARQKRTGEPVPRGMFYAAGLLSLTAAGLAVIW
- a CDS encoding NAD(P)H-dependent oxidoreductase; this encodes MTNQQQSRAVVVTAHPDADSATARTAAAVARGLLRGGYAEVERHDVLIAGFDPTFGRADLGAYRAGGAVPPDVRAEQRHLEEFDAIAVVFPVYWWSLPGPLKGWVDRVFTRDWAYDDTGSGAVLAAPKRLYFFAIGAAGESTYRKHGYLDAMRAQLVDGLANYMGAEDSGLFLFGDGESADTERHRARETAAEDAAAEIAARTLGEAAA
- a CDS encoding MerR family transcriptional regulator, which codes for MNSDTSVMVKSGLRMRDLCARTGATPRMIRHYEKTGILAPGRESNGYRVFTEEDVRTVADARCLIEAGLSATETAELVGIVCGEGDARPEELDAALVRIGERRAVLDERIAQLVAAKAKLDELRDYVHGVRGVTR